The Pyxidicoccus sp. MSG2 DNA segment CTGTCCGCGGACGGAGCCTTCCGCGTGGACGAGGTCCCCGTGCGCGAGGTGCACCAGAGCGTGGCGGTGGGCATCACCGCGCCGGGCTTCGTGCACACGGCCACCGTCGTCTACGACACCGCCTTCACCGGCGCACGGCCACGCACGGACCTCGTCGACGTGCGCGCCTGGGCACTGCCGGACGCCTTCCACGACGTGCTCTCCGCCGCCATGGGCGAGGCCCGCCTGCGCGGCCACACGGGTGACAAGGCCACCACGCTGCGCGACGCGGGCTTCGTGCTCGGCCGCGTGGTGGACCTGGACGGCCGCCCCGTGGTGGGCGCGCGCGTGACGCTCGACCGGGACGACCTGGCCGACCGCGTCTACTACCCCACCGAGGACTTCGCCGCGGTGACCCAGGACGGCACCCACGTGCACGGCCTGTTCCTCTACGTCCACACCGGCGCGGACGCGGACACGTTCCGGCTGAGCGTGGAAGGCGCGGACGCGTATGTCCCGCGCAACGTGGGCGCCGCGCCCGGCTGGGGCCTCTTCCTCACCGTCCATCCGGGCAACTTCCCGCCGCCTTAGTGGCGTGGGGCGGGCACGCCCCTGCTCCCCTGCTCTCCAGTCAGACGCGCCGGGCCCGCGGGCTCCGGACGTGCCTCGCGCCCACCTTGCGGTCGGAGGTGTGGCGCCATGGAGCGACACGTCATGCGGGGCTACGCGAGCCTCCCCGTGCGCAGGCACGAGCGCTCGCCCGCGACCCGCCGCCGGCCCCGACGGTGGCTGCCGGAGGACCGCTTCGAGCGTGAGAATGCCCTCGCCTCCCTCTGGGGCATGGTGGGCGCCACCGTGGCGCTGTTCCTGGCGCCCGGAGTGAATGGCTTCATCGCCGGCTGGGCGGGCAGCGGGGCCCTGGGCGGCTCGCGGCGGGCGCTGCGCGTGGCACTGCTGGCCGTGGGGCTCGCGGCGCCAGCGCTCTGGCTCCTGCTGGGTCCGCTGCACCTGCCCGTCCTCGGCCTGTTCCCGGGCGTCGGCACGGGGAAGGCCATCCTCCTGTCGGTGGCCGGGCTGCTGCTGGGCGCGGGGGCGAGGGGCCTGCCGTCCCGGGTGGCACGCGGCCTCCGCGCGCGCTCACGGGCCTGAAGCCCCGTCCCTCCCTCGCGCGCCCCCCGACCGCCCACCTGTCGACGCCCTGCCCCTCTGGCCGATGCCGGACACGCGCGCGAGACGCATGACTTTCCGGGGCGCCCATGCCGAAAGGCGGGCCCTTCCTGGACCGGGCCCGCTGCCCAGGCCCGGGGCTGGAGGAGCACCGCGTTTCGGGGGACGCCAGGGATGAGCAGGACCGGAAGGCCCCAGAGTGGTACCGCGGCCACGGTCCGCGCGCTGGCGTGGCTCGCGGCGCTGGGCGTTCCCGCCATCGGGGTGCTGACCCTGCTGGGCCACATGCGCAACGTGACGGTGCTGAAGTCGGTGATGGCCGGCTACCCCACGACACAGCCCACGAGCAGCCTGGCGCTGATACTCGGAGGACTCTCGCTGGGCCTGCGGCTGCCGCGCCGTGCCTCCGCGCTCCGCTCCGCGATGGCGGTGGCCTGCGCGATGGCGGTGCTGGCCATTGGCGCGGTGAGCCTCATCCATGACGTCACGGGGGTGGAGGTGGGCGTGGCCTCGCTGCTCGCGAGGCGCTCCTCGCCGCTCACCTCGATGTGCCTGGTGCTGCTGGGCCTCGCGCTGGCCATGCTGGGAGGTCCCCGGCGGCGGGCGAGGACACGGGACGCGCTCACGGTGCTGGCGATGCTGCTGGCACTGCTGGGCTTCAACGGCCTGCTGCTCGGCCCCCTGGTGGGTGGAGCCCCCCTGCCCTTCCTCGAGCATCGAAGCATGGGTCTGCCCACGTCGATCGCACTGGGGCTGCTGGGGCTGGGCACGCTGTGCGCGCGGCCGGAGCTGGGGCTGGTGGCCCGCGTCACGCGCGACACGCTGGGCGGGTTCCTCGCG contains these protein-coding regions:
- a CDS encoding carboxypeptidase regulatory-like domain-containing protein → MKRPYLIATCVLLGLAPGCGSGGFTPDPGVRTEDAEAVDLDNLRIRVSGRAEVLPEAVRLLESRGQPVPSLDGVPISIEEPLRLSVNDVNASLGTGALSADGAFRVDEVPVREVHQSVAVGITAPGFVHTATVVYDTAFTGARPRTDLVDVRAWALPDAFHDVLSAAMGEARLRGHTGDKATTLRDAGFVLGRVVDLDGRPVVGARVTLDRDDLADRVYYPTEDFAAVTQDGTHVHGLFLYVHTGADADTFRLSVEGADAYVPRNVGAAPGWGLFLTVHPGNFPPP